In Paeniglutamicibacter kerguelensis, one genomic interval encodes:
- a CDS encoding SPFH domain-containing protein → MDIAVNGTVIAVAAILAVLVALIWYATTRLVTVAPNQAVIRAGKGAKGQVQIFTKGIVLFLPVIHQKYVMSLEQRQVELAVEGVDKNFITTSVTASLNFKFDDSVEGMSKAVQRFLTHSKEDLNASVTKSAEGVLRGIVSAMSVEDANNNRKEFQDQSLESAVTQFAEQGIQIDAFNISSVSTPSRTVIGPDNMPTVIDYLEEVGKPGLERAKREARVATSKAFQESEAARIEQEGATAALARDLAIKKSEFKAEEDRAAAIASSAHELAKAEQDVLVAELERKALAEKALVEQERLDIEVHKPADAQAYKLRTEAQAKRDADVFNATARSESKAIEADGAKRASIADAEARAAAQTVEAEASKNAEVFRAEGKATAVELNAKAEATAIEYNAKAEADAVRLRGEAEGASIAAIGAATAAAEDAKATALTGHTQSSLAFLAINALPEIVKASSDAVSGIDNYTVISSDGASDAVKQANRIVTEGLAMIKAGSGVDLGDMLSGLLGGTGNPATSKDDKSLAAIDARPENPVFEQN, encoded by the coding sequence ATGGATATTGCCGTAAATGGAACGGTCATCGCCGTCGCAGCAATCCTCGCCGTCCTCGTAGCCCTCATCTGGTACGCCACCACCCGATTGGTCACGGTGGCCCCAAACCAGGCCGTCATTCGCGCCGGCAAGGGAGCGAAGGGGCAGGTTCAAATATTCACCAAGGGCATCGTGCTTTTTCTGCCGGTCATTCACCAGAAATATGTGATGTCCCTCGAGCAGCGCCAGGTGGAGCTTGCCGTGGAAGGCGTAGACAAGAACTTCATCACCACCTCGGTGACAGCCAGCCTGAACTTCAAGTTCGACGATTCGGTCGAGGGCATGAGCAAGGCCGTCCAACGGTTCCTCACTCACTCGAAGGAAGACCTGAACGCCTCGGTGACCAAGTCGGCCGAGGGCGTGCTTCGTGGCATTGTTTCGGCCATGTCGGTCGAGGACGCGAACAACAACCGCAAGGAATTTCAGGACCAATCTCTGGAATCAGCGGTCACCCAGTTCGCCGAGCAGGGCATCCAGATCGACGCGTTCAACATCTCCTCGGTAAGCACCCCTTCCCGCACCGTGATCGGCCCGGACAATATGCCGACCGTCATCGACTACCTGGAGGAGGTCGGCAAACCGGGCCTGGAGCGAGCCAAACGCGAAGCCCGCGTCGCCACGTCCAAGGCCTTCCAGGAATCGGAAGCGGCCCGCATTGAACAGGAAGGGGCCACCGCGGCTCTGGCGCGTGACCTCGCGATCAAGAAATCCGAGTTCAAGGCCGAGGAGGACCGTGCAGCGGCCATCGCCAGCTCGGCCCATGAGCTTGCCAAGGCCGAGCAGGACGTCCTGGTTGCAGAGCTCGAGCGCAAGGCGCTGGCCGAAAAGGCCCTGGTGGAGCAGGAACGCCTTGACATCGAGGTCCACAAGCCTGCCGACGCCCAAGCCTACAAGCTTCGCACCGAGGCCCAGGCCAAGCGGGACGCCGACGTCTTCAACGCAACGGCCCGTTCCGAGTCCAAGGCCATCGAGGCCGACGGTGCCAAGCGCGCCTCCATTGCCGACGCAGAGGCCCGCGCCGCCGCCCAGACGGTGGAGGCCGAAGCTTCGAAGAACGCCGAGGTGTTCCGTGCCGAAGGCAAGGCCACAGCGGTGGAGCTCAACGCGAAGGCCGAGGCAACGGCCATTGAATACAATGCAAAGGCCGAGGCCGACGCGGTGCGCCTGCGCGGCGAGGCCGAGGGTGCATCCATTGCAGCCATCGGTGCGGCAACCGCTGCAGCCGAGGACGCGAAGGCCACGGCACTGACCGGACATACCCAGTCCAGCCTGGCGTTCCTGGCGATCAACGCCCTGCCGGAGATCGTCAAGGCCAGCTCGGATGCGGTATCCGGCATCGACAACTACACGGTCATCAGCAGCGACGGTGCCTCGGATGCCGTCAAACAGGCGAACCGGATCGTCACCGAGGGCCTGGCCATGATCAAGGCGGGCTCCGGAGTGGATCTCGGCGACATGCTTTCGGGACTGCTCGGCGGCACCGGGAACCCGGCAACATCGAAGGACGACAAGTCCCTGGCAGCGATCGACGCCAGGCCCGAGAACCCGGTCTTCGAACAGAACTAG
- a CDS encoding TetR/AcrR family transcriptional regulator: MLTQEGKREKILTAYLNLLVHQGIRAATLDAVGSACQLSKAGVLHHFSSMGALRQAIFVELQAQAAADANKMLEDLPNAANYYLVSSLSRDSLLERLIEAVNRLAQTGDEAALELLRTCRTGWYEALLLALGDAALAKLVLFAGDGINHNALLSLDETNETFLGSSTANDLLGLVERLRETAGPRA, encoded by the coding sequence ATGCTGACCCAAGAAGGAAAGCGGGAGAAAATTCTCACCGCGTACCTGAACCTGCTCGTACACCAGGGGATCCGTGCCGCCACCCTCGATGCGGTCGGCTCGGCCTGCCAGCTTTCCAAGGCCGGTGTGCTGCACCACTTTTCCTCGATGGGCGCACTGCGGCAGGCAATCTTTGTTGAGCTTCAAGCCCAGGCAGCGGCAGACGCCAACAAGATGCTGGAGGACCTGCCCAACGCCGCCAACTACTACTTGGTTTCATCCCTGAGTCGCGACAGCCTGCTTGAACGTCTGATCGAGGCCGTGAACAGGTTGGCGCAAACAGGGGACGAGGCCGCCCTCGAGCTGCTGCGCACGTGCCGCACGGGCTGGTACGAGGCGTTGTTGCTGGCCTTGGGCGACGCTGCGCTGGCCAAGCTGGTACTCTTCGCCGGCGACGGAATCAACCACAATGCCCTATTGAGCCTCGATGAAACCAATGAAACATTCCTTGGTTCCTCGACAGCCAACGACCTGTTGGGTTTGGTGGAAAGGCTCCGCGAAACGGCCGGCCCCAGGGCCTGA
- a CDS encoding APC family permease yields MQTTTHGPAGQPTPAATPGKGLATGKLGIAGSTIIGLASTAPLFSIAATLGYVVLAVGAQAPIAFIIAFVPMMFTAFAYRELNSALPDCGTVFTWAAKAFGPRTGWFSGWALAVAGIFVMANLAEITAVYILHLVGDGSLVENRAVVVGLGAATIAIMTYVSMRGVELGEKVQTVLLVIQYAAMAAFVIGCLVGYFTGNAPDATPISLDWFNPILADQSGMVQAVMLALFIYWGWDTCLALTEETKDPKKTPGRAALLSTVLLLVTYVGITLAVMMYAGIGEEGTGLANPENADDVFYGLASQAMGPLGWFLIIAVAISALSSSQTTILPTARGTFAMGIYKALPARFAVVGEKSQTPTFSTLLMGIISIAYFVGMSLVSNNLLQDSILSIGLAIALFYGIASFACIWYFRTSLFTSARNVFYRFLFPLLGGVFMAWAFIQSAIDMADPEYGYATIGGIGSTFVIGIGSLALGLVAMFVWSLFPESKPYFRRETINKDSKILAPE; encoded by the coding sequence ATGCAAACCACCACGCATGGACCTGCAGGCCAACCCACACCCGCGGCCACGCCGGGCAAGGGCCTTGCAACAGGCAAGCTCGGCATCGCCGGTTCCACGATCATCGGGCTGGCCTCCACCGCACCGCTCTTCTCGATTGCAGCGACCTTGGGCTACGTGGTGCTGGCGGTCGGCGCCCAGGCGCCCATCGCCTTCATCATCGCCTTCGTGCCGATGATGTTCACCGCCTTCGCCTACCGCGAGCTGAACAGCGCGCTGCCCGACTGCGGCACGGTCTTCACCTGGGCCGCGAAGGCCTTCGGCCCGCGCACCGGATGGTTCTCCGGGTGGGCGCTGGCCGTCGCCGGCATCTTTGTCATGGCAAACCTCGCCGAGATCACCGCCGTCTACATCCTCCACCTGGTCGGCGACGGGTCGCTCGTCGAAAACCGGGCCGTGGTCGTCGGGCTGGGCGCCGCAACCATCGCGATCATGACCTACGTGTCGATGCGCGGCGTGGAACTCGGCGAGAAGGTGCAGACGGTTCTGCTGGTCATCCAGTACGCCGCCATGGCCGCCTTTGTCATCGGCTGCCTGGTCGGGTACTTCACCGGCAACGCCCCGGATGCCACCCCGATATCCCTCGACTGGTTCAACCCGATACTTGCCGACCAATCCGGCATGGTCCAGGCCGTCATGCTCGCCCTGTTCATCTACTGGGGTTGGGACACCTGCCTGGCGCTGACCGAGGAAACCAAGGACCCGAAGAAGACCCCCGGCCGCGCCGCACTCCTGTCCACCGTCCTGCTGCTTGTCACCTACGTCGGCATCACCCTCGCCGTGATGATGTACGCCGGAATCGGGGAAGAAGGGACCGGACTGGCTAATCCGGAGAACGCTGACGACGTCTTCTACGGACTCGCGTCCCAGGCCATGGGCCCGCTGGGATGGTTCCTCATCATCGCCGTGGCCATCTCCGCGCTTTCCTCCTCGCAGACCACCATCCTGCCCACCGCGCGCGGCACCTTTGCCATGGGCATCTACAAGGCCCTGCCGGCCCGCTTCGCGGTGGTCGGCGAAAAGTCGCAGACCCCCACGTTCTCCACGCTGCTGATGGGAATCATCTCCATCGCCTACTTCGTGGGCATGAGCTTGGTCAGCAACAACCTGCTGCAGGATTCGATCCTCTCGATCGGCCTGGCCATCGCGCTCTTCTACGGCATCGCATCCTTCGCCTGCATCTGGTACTTCCGCACGTCCCTGTTCACCTCCGCACGCAACGTCTTCTACCGTTTCCTCTTCCCGCTGCTCGGCGGGGTGTTCATGGCCTGGGCGTTCATCCAGTCGGCCATCGACATGGCGGATCCCGAGTACGGCTACGCAACCATCGGAGGGATCGGTTCCACCTTCGTGATTGGCATCGGCTCGCTGGCACTCGGCCTTGTCGCAATGTTCGTCTGGTCCCTGTTCCCCGAATCGAAGCCGTACTTCCGCAGGGAAACCATCAACAAAGACTCCAAGATCCTGGCACCCGAGTAA
- a CDS encoding saccharopine dehydrogenase family protein, with protein sequence MHILIIGAGGVGAAAARIAKRRDFFTTCLIADYDPTRPEKLIAELADPRFKAAQVDASDAAAVEALVREHGITHTLNAVDPRFVMPIFTGVTHAGATYLDMAMSLSTPHPETPHELTGVKLGDEQFKAHEDLESRGILALCGIGVEPGLSDVFARYAADELFSEIDELGVRDGANLTVEGYDFAPSFSIWTTIEECLNPPVMYEADRGWFTTAPFSEPEVFDFPEGIGEVKCVNVEHEEVLLMPRWIDAKKVNFKYGLGEEFISVLKTLHMLGLDSTKPVNVKGQMVSPRDVVAAALPDPAQLGHLMKGKTCAGLLVTGKGKDGAPKRVYLYHVADNEETMARDNSQAVVWQTALNPVIALELLATGVWSSAGVLGPEAFDAKPFLDLLGSEAPAGYGSPWHIQDRTHELGE encoded by the coding sequence GTGCACATCCTCATCATCGGAGCAGGCGGAGTCGGCGCGGCAGCCGCCCGCATCGCCAAGCGTCGCGACTTCTTCACCACCTGCCTGATCGCCGACTACGATCCGACCCGTCCCGAGAAGCTCATCGCGGAACTGGCGGATCCCCGTTTCAAGGCAGCACAGGTCGACGCCTCCGACGCCGCCGCGGTCGAGGCGCTGGTGCGCGAGCACGGCATCACCCACACGCTGAACGCCGTGGACCCGCGCTTCGTGATGCCGATCTTCACCGGCGTCACCCACGCGGGCGCCACCTACCTGGACATGGCCATGTCCCTGTCCACCCCGCACCCGGAAACCCCGCACGAGCTCACCGGCGTGAAGCTGGGCGACGAGCAGTTCAAGGCGCACGAAGACCTGGAATCACGCGGCATTCTTGCCCTGTGCGGCATCGGCGTCGAGCCGGGCCTCTCCGATGTCTTTGCCCGCTACGCGGCAGACGAGCTGTTCAGCGAGATCGACGAACTCGGCGTGCGCGATGGCGCCAACCTGACCGTCGAGGGCTACGACTTCGCCCCTTCTTTCTCCATCTGGACCACCATCGAGGAATGCCTGAACCCGCCGGTGATGTACGAGGCCGACCGCGGCTGGTTCACCACCGCCCCGTTCTCCGAGCCGGAGGTCTTCGATTTCCCGGAAGGGATCGGCGAGGTCAAATGCGTGAACGTCGAGCACGAGGAAGTGCTGCTGATGCCGCGCTGGATCGATGCCAAGAAGGTCAACTTCAAGTACGGGCTGGGCGAGGAGTTCATCTCCGTGCTCAAGACCCTGCACATGCTCGGCCTTGATTCCACCAAGCCGGTCAACGTCAAGGGCCAGATGGTTTCCCCGCGCGACGTCGTCGCCGCGGCGCTTCCGGACCCGGCACAGCTGGGCCACCTGATGAAGGGCAAGACCTGCGCCGGCCTGCTGGTCACCGGCAAGGGCAAGGACGGGGCTCCCAAGCGCGTCTACCTGTACCACGTGGCCGACAACGAGGAGACGATGGCCCGCGACAACTCGCAGGCAGTGGTCTGGCAGACCGCGTTGAACCCGGTCATCGCCTTGGAACTGCTGGCGACCGGCGTGTGGAGCAGCGCGGGCGTGCTGGGCCCGGAGGCCTTCGACGCCAAGCCGTTCCTCGACCTGCTCGGCTCCGAGGCCCCGGCCGGCTACGGTTCCCCGTGGCACATCCAGGATCGGACCCACGAACTGGGCGAATAA
- a CDS encoding DUF805 domain-containing protein: MSHPAYPPGNPGSSTPQDPLDLPRYGAGFGEAVKRYFKKYATFSGRASRSEYWWIAVLNALVGIVAVAAMIMGGAFNFEPNSAGMPPGAIPGVLLLTLYGLATIIPGLALMVRRLHDGNFSGWLVLLPLAPLFGSLAILILALMPSNPAGARFDKGQARPTGQPTP; the protein is encoded by the coding sequence ATGTCACACCCTGCCTACCCGCCCGGGAACCCCGGCTCTTCCACTCCCCAAGACCCCCTGGACCTGCCCCGCTATGGCGCCGGCTTCGGTGAAGCCGTCAAGCGGTACTTCAAGAAGTATGCGACGTTCAGCGGTCGTGCCAGCCGCAGCGAGTACTGGTGGATAGCGGTACTAAACGCCCTGGTCGGGATCGTCGCAGTAGCCGCCATGATCATGGGTGGCGCATTCAACTTCGAGCCCAACTCCGCCGGGATGCCCCCGGGCGCCATTCCCGGGGTGTTGCTATTGACACTCTACGGTCTTGCCACCATCATCCCCGGCTTGGCGCTGATGGTGCGCCGCCTCCACGACGGCAACTTCAGCGGCTGGCTGGTCCTGCTCCCCTTGGCGCCGCTCTTCGGGTCGCTGGCCATCCTGATCCTTGCGCTGATGCCGTCCAATCCGGCAGGCGCACGCTTCGACAAGGGTCAGGCCCGGCCAACGGGTCAGCCAACGCCGTAG
- a CDS encoding TetR/AcrR family transcriptional regulator produces MGEIVGRQRPARNRLLKAAADLFYAHGIAATGIDAITEQAGVARKSLYNNFASKDELVLTYLTERHQEWLGLHRLRTAEARTARERVLAVFDAYIDHAEAAYSHGFRGCGLLNAAAELPVGAPGRAAVRAHKEEVESILAAGLTEALDADLAADLAEELSFLLEGAVARAGLEGTSDRLVRARTIAAALVDAELVDAA; encoded by the coding sequence ATGGGTGAAATTGTGGGCCGGCAGCGTCCGGCAAGGAATCGACTGCTGAAGGCCGCGGCGGACTTGTTCTACGCGCACGGGATTGCGGCAACCGGCATCGATGCGATCACCGAGCAGGCGGGCGTGGCTCGGAAGAGCCTGTACAACAACTTCGCGTCCAAGGACGAGCTGGTGCTCACCTATCTCACCGAACGGCACCAGGAATGGCTGGGGCTGCACAGGCTGCGCACCGCCGAGGCGCGGACTGCCCGCGAGAGGGTGCTGGCGGTGTTCGATGCCTACATCGACCACGCCGAAGCCGCCTACTCCCACGGGTTCCGCGGGTGCGGGCTGCTCAACGCGGCGGCCGAGCTGCCTGTGGGCGCGCCCGGGCGGGCGGCGGTGCGGGCACACAAGGAAGAGGTCGAGTCGATCCTGGCCGCCGGGCTGACCGAGGCCCTCGACGCCGATTTGGCTGCAGACCTCGCCGAGGAACTGTCATTCCTGCTCGAAGGCGCCGTGGCCCGAGCAGGACTGGAAGGAACATCCGACCGCCTGGTTCGCGCCCGGACCATCGCCGCCGCACTGGTGGATGCAGAGTTGGTGGACGCGGCATGA